From the Candidatus Zixiibacteriota bacterium genome, one window contains:
- a CDS encoding endonuclease III has product MSPRRISKLITKIENSLAQEYGTREFTPHGSAMDVLIGTILSQNTSDANSSRAHKNLKKKFSSYKALGNADMNDIAKAIKSGGLADRKSKSISTALKQIKSDQGRHTLSNLKNMSDKEALKYLLSLPGVGEKTAACVLLFALGRNVMPVDTHIHRITLRLGLVQNTNDRSKSFQFWFGQNIDNYYTFHLNLIHHGRRVCKAGRPLCDRCIIRSWCEFYTENVTNG; this is encoded by the coding sequence ATGAGTCCGCGCCGGATTTCAAAACTCATCACAAAGATTGAAAACAGCCTCGCACAAGAATATGGAACCCGCGAGTTTACCCCTCATGGCTCGGCAATGGATGTGCTGATCGGCACGATTCTGTCGCAGAACACCTCCGATGCCAACTCTTCACGTGCCCATAAAAATCTTAAAAAGAAATTTTCCTCATACAAGGCTCTCGGTAATGCTGACATGAATGATATCGCCAAGGCGATAAAATCCGGGGGATTGGCGGATCGCAAGTCCAAATCTATCTCCACAGCATTAAAACAAATCAAGTCGGATCAAGGTCGTCATACATTGTCGAATCTGAAAAATATGTCCGATAAAGAAGCGCTGAAGTATCTGCTATCACTTCCCGGGGTGGGAGAGAAAACAGCCGCCTGCGTGCTTCTGTTCGCACTCGGCAGGAATGTAATGCCGGTCGATACGCATATCCACCGGATTACCCTGAGACTCGGGTTAGTTCAGAACACAAACGACAGATCCAAATCTTTTCAGTTTTGGTTTGGTCAAAACATTGATAATTATTATACTTTTCACCTGAACCTGATTCACCACGGACGACGAGTCTGTAAAGCGGGTCGTCCATTATGCGATCGTTGTATTATCCGGAGCTGGTGTGAATTTTATACTGAAAATGTAACAAATGGTTAG
- the bshC gene encoding bacillithiol biosynthesis cysteine-adding enzyme BshC: MSLTTEMHKIKRGEMDNRMKLSYKDLKSTSKLFWDFLNDFEKVAPYYCANFRRIDRFEKNASNMAKRDYKREELVAILTEQNKSYGFAGKTFDNIEKLRDTKSCVVFTGQQVGLLTGPMYTVYKTLTALKLAQEMEDKLDVPVVPIFWMATDDHDFEEVRHVHILDKLYNLHKIDYEPNEPPGDRPMAFFNLDDNIDLFNQEVLNSLPPSDYHSDIREMISDSYQPGQPIGEAFGRLLAKLFTDSGLVLVNPADDRIKRMAKPVFEKEIAEFESSNQIINLANTELKQLGYHLQVHHLENYTNLFYCNGERSRIGYDGDSYFIDGEDQKFSREELLDKLDQFPNHFSPNVLLRPVMQDHLFPTLAYIGGPAEVAYFAQIKDLHNHFKVQCPIVYPRISATVMDKFACRVMEKHELTMTDFIDEKHLQAKIKDIVEEKIPAELDQKIEQDCDEINQRILSLEKYLADFDEGVQRTVRKTKGKVEYEIKQLREKIIKAYKKRNKGIVDGIERASEFLYPEQSLQERHFNIFNFIVRYGPEFMDKIDQHLKLDCYDHQVIYLEDMGY, encoded by the coding sequence ATGAGTCTGACGACCGAGATGCACAAGATCAAGCGGGGAGAGATGGACAACCGCATGAAGCTTAGCTATAAGGACCTCAAGTCCACCAGCAAGCTGTTCTGGGATTTTCTCAATGATTTTGAGAAAGTGGCGCCATATTACTGCGCAAATTTCCGACGAATCGATCGTTTCGAGAAAAACGCCTCCAATATGGCCAAACGCGACTATAAACGCGAAGAGCTGGTTGCAATTTTAACCGAGCAGAACAAGTCTTACGGGTTTGCCGGGAAGACTTTTGATAATATTGAAAAACTGAGGGACACGAAATCCTGCGTAGTCTTCACAGGCCAGCAGGTTGGCCTGCTGACCGGTCCGATGTACACGGTCTATAAAACGCTGACAGCGCTGAAACTGGCGCAGGAGATGGAAGATAAACTGGATGTTCCGGTCGTGCCGATTTTCTGGATGGCCACCGACGATCATGATTTCGAGGAAGTTCGTCATGTGCATATCCTCGACAAACTTTACAACCTGCACAAAATCGACTATGAGCCAAATGAGCCTCCCGGTGACAGGCCGATGGCGTTTTTTAATCTGGATGACAATATAGACCTGTTCAACCAGGAAGTGTTAAACAGCCTGCCTCCCTCGGATTATCATTCCGATATCCGCGAGATGATTTCCGATTCGTATCAACCCGGCCAGCCGATTGGTGAAGCCTTCGGACGGCTCCTGGCAAAGCTGTTTACCGATTCCGGTTTAGTGCTGGTCAATCCGGCCGATGACCGTATCAAGAGGATGGCCAAGCCGGTCTTCGAAAAAGAGATCGCCGAGTTCGAATCCTCCAACCAGATAATCAATCTGGCCAATACAGAATTGAAGCAACTGGGTTATCATCTCCAGGTGCATCATCTGGAGAACTACACCAACCTGTTCTATTGTAATGGTGAAAGGTCTCGAATTGGTTACGACGGCGACTCGTACTTTATTGACGGCGAGGATCAGAAGTTCAGCCGTGAGGAGTTGCTCGATAAACTGGATCAGTTTCCTAATCATTTCTCACCCAATGTGCTTCTGAGGCCGGTCATGCAGGACCACCTTTTCCCGACTCTGGCCTATATCGGTGGTCCGGCAGAAGTCGCGTATTTCGCGCAGATCAAGGATCTGCACAATCATTTCAAGGTGCAGTGCCCAATAGTCTATCCGCGGATATCCGCCACTGTTATGGACAAATTCGCCTGCCGGGTGATGGAGAAGCACGAACTTACAATGACCGACTTCATCGATGAAAAACACCTGCAGGCCAAAATCAAGGATATAGTCGAGGAAAAGATACCTGCTGAACTCGATCAAAAAATTGAGCAGGATTGCGACGAAATCAACCAGAGAATTCTCAGCCTGGAAAAATACCTGGCCGACTTCGACGAGGGGGTACAGCGCACTGTCCGGAAAACCAAGGGCAAAGTCGAATATGAGATCAAGCAACTGCGTGAAAAAATTATCAAGGCCTATAAGAAACGTAACAAAGGGATTGTCGATGGTATCGAGCGTGCATCGGAGTTTTTATATCCGGAGCAGTCCCTCCAGGAACGGCATTTTAATATCTTCAATTTCATTGTCAGGTACGGTCCTGAATTCATGGATAAAATCGATCAGCACCTGAAACTCGACTGCTACGATCACCAGGTGATCTACCTGGAGGACATGGGATACTGA
- the bshA gene encoding N-acetyl-alpha-D-glucosaminyl L-malate synthase BshA, which produces MNIGIACYPVIGGSGVVATEIGKCLAHRGHQVHFFSYAMPFRLDPNGRNLFYHQVETSNYPLFKYPPYTLTLAARIAEVACKHKLDLIHAHYAIPHAICGHLAKQMVTECDLKLITTVHGTDVTLVGSDKSFVDITRFSIEVSDAVTAVSSHLKDEVCRTFNICDDIEVIYNFIDPERYKPGDPYNLKCKYAPAGEKLVIHMSNFRPLKRIGDVMEVFLKLNEKVKSKLILIGEGPEIATATKFVNEHNLSGDVFFMGSRHNIEDILPAGDLFLLPSEHESFGLAAMEALCCGVPSIGTHTTGLKELISDGKSGYVCDLGDTDTMAQKAVEILTDNEKWQSFSKYARQSVIEKFHYDKIVGQYENLYERTVG; this is translated from the coding sequence ATGAACATCGGCATCGCCTGCTACCCGGTCATCGGCGGATCCGGAGTGGTCGCCACCGAGATAGGAAAATGCCTCGCTCACAGGGGCCACCAGGTACATTTCTTCTCGTATGCCATGCCGTTTCGTCTGGATCCCAATGGACGCAACCTTTTCTATCACCAGGTCGAAACTTCGAATTATCCGCTTTTCAAATACCCGCCCTACACCCTGACCCTGGCGGCGCGAATCGCGGAAGTAGCCTGCAAGCATAAACTCGATCTTATCCATGCCCATTATGCCATCCCGCACGCTATCTGTGGTCATCTGGCCAAACAGATGGTCACTGAATGTGATTTGAAGCTGATTACTACAGTGCATGGCACCGATGTTACCCTGGTGGGTTCGGATAAATCATTTGTGGATATCACACGCTTTTCGATCGAGGTATCTGATGCGGTCACCGCGGTCAGCAGTCATCTCAAGGACGAGGTCTGCCGGACCTTCAATATCTGTGACGATATCGAGGTGATTTATAATTTTATCGATCCGGAAAGATATAAACCGGGTGATCCATACAACCTCAAGTGCAAGTACGCGCCCGCCGGCGAGAAATTGGTGATCCATATGTCCAATTTCCGTCCCCTCAAGCGGATCGGTGACGTAATGGAAGTCTTCCTGAAGTTAAATGAGAAAGTGAAAAGCAAGCTGATCCTGATCGGCGAAGGTCCGGAGATTGCTACCGCCACAAAATTCGTCAATGAGCACAATCTTTCTGGTGATGTCTTCTTTATGGGAAGTCGCCATAATATCGAAGATATCCTTCCTGCCGGCGACCTGTTCCTTTTGCCGTCGGAACATGAATCTTTCGGATTGGCGGCGATGGAAGCGCTCTGTTGCGGGGTGCCCTCGATCGGAACTCATACGACCGGCCTGAAGGAGTTAATAAGCGATGGCAAATCAGGCTATGTCTGCGATCTGGGGGATACCGATACGATGGCACAAAAAGCGGTCGAAATCCTGACAGATAACGAAAAATGGCAGAGTTTCTCGAAATATGCCCGTCAGTCGGTAATCGAAAAATTTCACTACGATAAAATCGTGGGTCAATATGAGAATCTGTATGAAAGGACGGTGGGTTGA
- a CDS encoding flippase-like domain-containing protein: protein MSFKNFRHKWIFGVLLAAVLLVLCFYDLDFGLLWKTIKQVRFTYIFIALFLGMVKVFVLSLRWKIIIDQRKVISIRRIYSLFAVSQLMNISLPALTGQAARVVFLNKTENLPKTFGATTVLVEATFDGLCLILMLLISSFFIVFPSWMTRNSLILGIIMAGLISVYILILANQRGLRYYGKKKLRRRFPRFYRRIEGVSRSFTQGLSALTSFKHTLLVFAYSVLMWACNIIIVMLLIAAFREAFGLQVPYWMAMIFVAVTTFFTVVPITPGNLGTFQWIVIGIIKQTYGVIPKEVAVGFSIIFHFMNLLPIWITGLFFLFKDHFGIGVKEISKESLEEDIKREKEEAQLGSAVEVENESAPDFKTHHKD from the coding sequence ATGTCTTTTAAGAATTTCCGCCATAAATGGATCTTTGGAGTGTTGCTGGCGGCAGTGCTTCTGGTGCTCTGCTTTTACGACCTCGATTTCGGGCTTCTCTGGAAGACGATCAAGCAGGTTCGCTTTACCTATATATTTATAGCCTTGTTTCTTGGTATGGTGAAAGTCTTTGTGCTGTCTTTGAGATGGAAGATAATCATCGATCAGCGCAAAGTTATCTCGATCCGTCGCATTTATTCGTTATTCGCAGTCAGCCAGTTAATGAATATCTCGCTTCCGGCTTTGACCGGACAGGCGGCTCGCGTCGTCTTTTTGAACAAGACCGAGAATCTGCCGAAAACGTTCGGCGCTACAACAGTCCTCGTAGAAGCAACTTTTGACGGCCTGTGCCTGATCCTGATGCTGTTGATATCGTCGTTTTTCATCGTCTTTCCGAGCTGGATGACGCGTAATTCGCTGATTCTGGGTATCATCATGGCAGGCCTGATCTCGGTCTATATATTGATTCTCGCGAATCAACGCGGTCTGCGCTATTATGGTAAGAAAAAACTGCGCCGGAGGTTTCCGCGTTTCTATCGCAGGATCGAGGGTGTCTCACGCTCGTTTACACAGGGATTGAGCGCTTTGACCTCGTTTAAGCATACGCTTCTGGTATTTGCCTACTCGGTTCTGATGTGGGCCTGCAATATTATTATCGTGATGCTTTTGATCGCAGCGTTTCGGGAGGCGTTTGGCTTGCAGGTGCCATACTGGATGGCCATGATCTTCGTGGCTGTCACCACCTTCTTTACAGTTGTTCCGATCACTCCCGGCAACCTTGGTACATTTCAGTGGATAGTGATCGGTATCATAAAGCAGACATATGGCGTTATACCCAAAGAAGTGGCGGTTGGATTCTCGATAATCTTCCATTTTATGAACCTCCTGCCGATCTGGATTACCGGATTGTTTTTCCTGTTCAAGGATCATTTCGGGATAGGTGTCAAAGAGATCAGCAAAGAATCGCTTGAAGAAGATATCAAACGAGAAAAGGAGGAGGCTCAATTGGGTTCTGCTGTGGAGGTCGAGAATGAGTCCGCGCCGGATTTCAAAACTCATCACAAAGATTGA
- a CDS encoding efflux RND transporter periplasmic adaptor subunit, whose amino-acid sequence MSRIVILTLLVAMILLAGCGGQNAPETVTEPERIAVEVTTAQHGELTITKTYSGTVEGIEHANLSAKLSETVESINVRLGDQVENGQVLLTLDPGGPGSSYHQAEAVYENNRRLLNKYKNLYEEGAVSENELDNIRTQYKVSRADFNAAREMVKIVAPFDGRITALDVNYGDQVLQGEKLATVSRTDSVRVTIGVDPDDVDYVQVGDTVTMGMRGQDKHNPVIGVVERVSASADPETRAFAVEVIAANRDSRLKVGSLATAELELRTITDALLVPREAVRIQKGIPRLFFLEGDTAQSVEVELGNEDEENVQILSGVESGWSVVVLGQSFLNDGSLVNVVNRRSDNK is encoded by the coding sequence ATGAGTCGCATCGTAATACTCACACTGCTTGTTGCAATGATTTTACTGGCCGGGTGCGGTGGACAAAACGCTCCCGAAACTGTTACTGAACCGGAGCGGATTGCTGTTGAAGTCACTACCGCCCAGCATGGTGAACTGACCATTACCAAGACTTATTCCGGCACTGTGGAAGGTATCGAGCATGCTAACCTGTCGGCCAAATTGTCCGAAACCGTTGAATCCATAAATGTCCGACTTGGTGACCAGGTCGAAAACGGCCAGGTGCTCCTTACGCTCGATCCGGGCGGTCCCGGTTCGAGTTATCATCAGGCTGAAGCTGTCTATGAAAACAACCGCAGGTTGCTCAATAAATACAAAAACCTGTACGAAGAAGGAGCTGTGTCTGAAAACGAACTGGATAATATTCGCACCCAGTACAAGGTTTCACGGGCGGATTTCAATGCCGCCCGCGAGATGGTCAAAATCGTTGCTCCTTTTGATGGACGGATAACCGCCCTGGATGTCAACTATGGTGATCAGGTATTGCAGGGAGAGAAGCTGGCCACGGTCAGCCGTACCGACAGCGTCCGGGTGACCATCGGAGTCGATCCGGATGATGTGGATTATGTCCAGGTTGGCGACACGGTGACGATGGGGATGCGTGGCCAGGATAAACACAATCCTGTAATCGGTGTCGTCGAACGGGTTTCGGCATCGGCCGATCCGGAAACGCGCGCGTTTGCAGTAGAAGTTATAGCCGCAAACCGAGATAGCAGGCTCAAGGTGGGGTCGCTGGCGACTGCCGAACTCGAACTTCGCACTATTACGGATGCGCTTCTGGTCCCGCGTGAAGCTGTACGTATCCAGAAAGGGATCCCGCGTCTGTTCTTTCTCGAAGGCGACACCGCCCAGTCGGTCGAAGTCGAGCTGGGCAACGAGGACGAGGAAAACGTGCAGATTCTCTCCGGGGTTGAATCCGGCTGGAGCGTGGTGGTTTTGGGGCAGTCATTTCTCAATGACGGCAGTCTCGTGAACGTGGTCAACAGGAGGTCGGATAACAAGTGA
- a CDS encoding TetR family transcriptional regulator, producing the protein MAEQTDKKEAGRRKILKAAEKLFAKGGFHGTEVSEIARLAGVAKGTVYNHFDTKEEILVSVIEEGLDELDEMMKSGIVQSENPLEQIKSGLEIYCKFLENHKPIFKIVSSNQVEIRLEFKDRIHKKVFQRMYHLEDKLETAIKTGNIKPIDSYIASTCMIGMVDHVFFRSLAEGKEISIDHIVEQINTIYLEGILN; encoded by the coding sequence ATGGCTGAGCAAACTGACAAAAAAGAAGCGGGTCGCCGGAAGATCCTGAAAGCGGCCGAGAAGCTGTTCGCAAAGGGCGGTTTTCATGGCACAGAAGTATCGGAGATAGCCAGATTAGCCGGGGTTGCCAAAGGAACCGTGTATAACCATTTCGATACCAAGGAGGAAATTCTGGTTTCGGTGATTGAGGAGGGATTGGATGAGCTCGATGAGATGATGAAATCCGGTATCGTGCAATCTGAAAACCCGCTTGAACAGATAAAGTCGGGGCTTGAAATATACTGTAAGTTTCTTGAAAATCACAAACCGATTTTTAAAATTGTTTCCTCGAATCAGGTCGAAATCAGGTTGGAGTTTAAGGATCGAATCCACAAGAAAGTTTTTCAACGTATGTATCACCTGGAAGATAAACTGGAGACAGCTATTAAAACGGGAAACATCAAGCCAATTGATTCTTACATCGCCTCGACCTGTATGATCGGGATGGTGGATCATGTCTTTTTCAGGTCATTGGCGGAGGGCAAGGAAATCTCTATCGATCATATAGTTGAACAGATAAACACAATCTATCTGGAGGGCATACTGAATTGA
- a CDS encoding MMPL family transporter, with product MILADVSIKRPVFATMMIVALLVLGYTSFNRLSMELFPEIDFPFVVVTTVYPGASAESVEIEVTREIEDAVNPISGVDRIESVSMEGYSRVMVQFELEVDALDAASEVRDKVSAIRGELPLDIEDPIVQRFDPSSQPVLSVVVSGDRSAKDLTYIVKEQVKKRLENIQGVGSVDLIGGFEREIQVELDLDLLSSYDLTPFDVSDAIASSNFELPGGRLKKGRTEMLVRTMGKVETIDELKKLIIATPKGHFVKLTDVAHVYDGVKEQTSLARLGQKEVNDFEISRAISLAVITQSGANVVDVADRVGEELHKLKSELPPDITYTIVEDQSDFTRNAVHDVVVNLIYGGTLAVIVVFLFLANWRSTLITAIAIPVSIISTFTFMNFLGFTLNFMTLLGLSLAVGLLIDDAIVVIENIYRHLDMGKKGDQAASDGTAEIGLAVTATTFAIMVVFLPVAFMKGIVGRFFFSFGMTVAFSVLVSLFVAFTLTPMLSSRFLTKEKSHKGTKNPFLMLTNAWNNLFTRFGNLYKRMLTWSLHHRFLVLLVATVSFVLAIFIATQLGSEFIPQTDESEFYLSFQTAPSSSLEKTESLANIVEKRLKTYPEIINMYTVIGSGERGINEGYIYVQLVPMDERERSVSDVMMAVRENMKDIAGIKLAVASEQSEGGQAPIEYAVRGEREELLEYYTMITDSIVRSVPGAVDIDNSLTKVKPEVQIHVDREKAADLGVNLQNLASAVRMFVEGEEVSRLRDEDEEYNILLRLRPDQRDEVDDLERFMIPSYKDVAGEDNPAFPLSRVASFDQGGAPPEINRYDRQRIYTVTGNTAGRFTGTVRSEIQAKLDSVKVAPGYSIGAIGEAEWQKESFEYLTEALILAIVFIYLVLASQLNSFFDPVTIMTTLPLSMIGAFLGLLIFNSAISIMSLIGVIMLMGLVTKNAILLIDFVKQRRDKGSDRTEAILEAGPIRLRPIMMTALSLIFGMLPLALAIGPGAELRAPIAQAVIGGMLSSTFLTLIVVPVVYTVIEDILNWIKRIFKKIIGYESDDRDAQDQAGRDGQPHEA from the coding sequence GTGATTTTAGCAGATGTATCCATCAAAAGGCCGGTCTTCGCGACCATGATGATCGTAGCCCTCCTGGTTCTGGGCTATACGTCATTCAATCGTCTTTCAATGGAACTTTTTCCGGAGATCGACTTTCCCTTCGTGGTGGTAACGACAGTATATCCCGGAGCCAGCGCGGAATCAGTCGAAATCGAGGTGACGCGGGAGATCGAAGACGCGGTCAACCCGATCTCGGGTGTGGACAGGATCGAATCAGTCTCAATGGAAGGGTATTCACGGGTGATGGTGCAGTTCGAGCTGGAGGTTGACGCCCTCGATGCGGCCAGCGAGGTGCGTGACAAAGTCTCCGCGATCCGGGGCGAACTGCCCCTCGATATTGAGGATCCGATCGTTCAGCGATTTGATCCGTCATCACAACCGGTTCTTTCAGTGGTTGTTTCAGGCGATCGTTCCGCAAAGGATCTGACATATATCGTTAAAGAGCAGGTAAAGAAAAGACTTGAAAATATACAGGGTGTCGGCTCGGTCGACCTGATCGGCGGGTTCGAGCGGGAAATCCAGGTCGAACTCGATCTGGACTTGCTCAGTTCTTATGATCTGACACCGTTCGACGTCTCCGATGCGATAGCCTCATCGAACTTCGAACTTCCCGGAGGCCGTCTCAAAAAAGGCCGTACCGAGATGCTGGTTCGTACTATGGGCAAGGTCGAAACGATAGATGAACTCAAAAAATTGATTATCGCCACCCCCAAAGGGCATTTCGTCAAGCTCACCGATGTCGCCCATGTTTATGACGGTGTCAAGGAGCAGACTTCCCTTGCTCGGCTGGGCCAGAAGGAGGTCAATGATTTCGAAATCAGTCGCGCGATATCGCTGGCCGTGATTACGCAGTCCGGTGCCAATGTTGTCGATGTCGCTGACCGTGTCGGAGAGGAACTTCATAAGCTCAAGTCGGAGCTTCCGCCGGATATTACTTATACCATTGTCGAGGATCAATCCGATTTTACCCGCAATGCTGTCCATGACGTCGTGGTTAACCTGATCTACGGTGGTACTCTGGCAGTGATTGTGGTCTTTCTCTTTTTAGCGAACTGGCGTTCGACATTGATCACCGCAATCGCTATCCCGGTTTCAATTATTTCCACATTCACGTTCATGAACTTTTTGGGATTTACCCTGAACTTCATGACTCTTCTGGGACTTTCCCTGGCGGTGGGGTTGTTAATCGACGATGCAATTGTGGTGATTGAAAATATCTATCGCCACCTGGATATGGGCAAAAAGGGTGACCAGGCGGCCTCGGACGGAACTGCTGAAATCGGGCTGGCGGTGACCGCCACCACTTTTGCTATTATGGTAGTGTTTCTGCCGGTGGCGTTCATGAAGGGGATCGTCGGACGATTCTTCTTCTCCTTTGGCATGACTGTGGCGTTTTCTGTTCTGGTGTCGCTTTTTGTGGCCTTTACACTTACGCCGATGCTGTCATCGCGCTTTCTGACTAAAGAGAAATCCCATAAAGGTACCAAAAATCCATTCCTGATGCTGACCAATGCCTGGAATAATCTCTTCACTCGCTTTGGAAACCTGTACAAACGGATGCTAACCTGGTCGCTTCATCATCGCTTTTTAGTTCTTTTAGTCGCGACAGTATCTTTTGTACTGGCAATTTTTATTGCCACTCAGCTCGGTAGTGAATTCATTCCTCAGACAGACGAAAGCGAGTTCTATCTCAGTTTCCAGACCGCGCCATCAAGCAGTTTAGAAAAGACTGAGTCTCTGGCAAACATAGTAGAGAAAAGACTGAAAACATATCCTGAAATTATCAATATGTACACGGTAATCGGTTCAGGTGAGCGGGGCATCAATGAGGGATATATCTATGTCCAGCTGGTACCCATGGACGAGCGCGAGAGATCGGTCTCAGACGTGATGATGGCTGTTCGAGAAAATATGAAAGATATCGCCGGAATTAAGCTGGCTGTGGCCTCTGAGCAGTCCGAGGGCGGACAGGCTCCGATCGAATATGCTGTCCGTGGTGAACGGGAAGAACTGCTCGAATACTATACCATGATCACCGACTCGATCGTACGTTCGGTACCCGGCGCGGTAGATATTGATAACTCGCTGACAAAGGTCAAGCCGGAGGTGCAGATCCATGTCGACCGTGAAAAGGCGGCCGATCTTGGTGTGAATTTGCAAAACCTGGCTTCAGCTGTCAGGATGTTTGTCGAGGGCGAGGAAGTCTCACGACTGCGCGATGAAGATGAAGAATACAATATCCTGCTCAGGCTGAGACCTGATCAACGCGATGAGGTCGACGATTTAGAGCGCTTCATGATCCCTTCATATAAAGATGTTGCGGGCGAGGATAATCCGGCCTTTCCGCTTTCACGGGTGGCCAGTTTCGACCAGGGCGGTGCCCCGCCTGAGATCAATCGCTATGATCGCCAGCGAATCTACACAGTGACCGGGAATACGGCTGGAAGGTTTACCGGTACAGTACGGTCTGAAATTCAGGCCAAACTCGATTCAGTCAAGGTGGCGCCCGGCTATTCGATCGGTGCAATCGGTGAAGCAGAGTGGCAAAAAGAATCTTTTGAATATTTGACAGAAGCGCTGATTCTGGCAATCGTGTTCATTTATCTCGTGCTGGCGTCGCAGTTGAACAGTTTCTTCGATCCGGTCACGATCATGACCACCCTGCCGTTATCCATGATCGGCGCGTTTCTGGGACTTCTGATCTTCAATTCGGCGATTTCTATCATGTCGCTGATCGGTGTCATCATGTTAATGGGGCTGGTTACAAAAAACGCGATTCTTTTGATCGATTTCGTCAAACAGAGACGTGACAAGGGCTCTGATCGTACCGAGGCGATCCTGGAAGCCGGCCCGATCAGGTTGCGTCCGATCATGATGACCGCGTTGTCTCTTATCTTCGGAATGCTTCCCCTGGCTCTGGCGATCGGCCCGGGTGCCGAGTTGCGCGCTCCGATCGCCCAGGCGGTGATAGGCGGTATGCTTTCTTCAACTTTTCTGACACTTATCGTCGTTCCTGTTGTTTATACTGTTATTGAAGACATATTAAACTGGATAAAGAGGATTTTCAAAAAGATAATTGGTTATGAGTCTGACGACCGAGATGCACAAGATCAAGCGGGGAGAGATGGACAACCGCATGAAGCTTAG
- the corA gene encoding magnesium/cobalt transporter CorA, whose translation MVRSFYWTPDGGGRDRTGILDFREMMQVPRSILWIDLFNPTDEESYILTHDFKFHPLSIEDVLSEESRPKVDEYEDYLFVIFQSVGRPGGEDELAVHDIGLFLTHNAVVTVHRHQIDILDSLFQKFLRDDRIVARGTSFLFHALLDYLVDTYDRPLDIIEAETDKIEDDVFEDPQAEIVKRIFNIRRDTLDFKRIMAPLREVVYQMTTGKLSLIPKKAEVYFSDIHDHLSRMMDEADSNRDILNSALEVYFSSVSDRTNQIIKFLTIFTAILLPPSFIAGLFGMNFKYMPWIEWKYGYTFTWIVIILIVVGLLLFFKRKKWI comes from the coding sequence ATGGTTAGATCATTTTACTGGACCCCCGATGGAGGGGGACGCGACAGGACAGGAATTCTTGATTTTCGGGAGATGATGCAGGTCCCGCGTTCGATCCTGTGGATTGACCTGTTCAATCCGACCGACGAGGAGTCCTACATCCTGACCCATGATTTCAAGTTTCACCCCCTTTCTATCGAAGACGTTCTCTCCGAGGAATCCCGTCCAAAAGTCGACGAATACGAGGACTACCTGTTCGTGATTTTCCAGTCGGTCGGTCGTCCGGGTGGTGAGGATGAACTGGCGGTCCACGATATCGGACTGTTCCTTACTCATAACGCGGTGGTAACCGTCCACAGGCATCAGATCGATATCCTCGATTCGCTTTTTCAGAAGTTTCTACGCGATGATCGTATTGTGGCACGCGGGACCAGTTTTTTGTTTCACGCCTTACTGGACTACCTGGTCGATACCTATGACCGGCCACTGGATATTATCGAGGCCGAAACCGATAAAATCGAAGATGATGTATTCGAGGATCCCCAGGCGGAAATCGTCAAGAGGATTTTTAATATTCGTCGAGATACGCTGGATTTTAAGCGAATTATGGCGCCCCTGCGCGAGGTGGTTTACCAGATGACTACCGGCAAGCTGTCTTTGATTCCGAAAAAAGCGGAGGTCTATTTCTCCGATATCCACGATCATCTCTCCCGCATGATGGACGAGGCGGATTCCAATCGCGATATTCTCAATTCAGCGCTGGAAGTTTATTTCTCCTCCGTTTCAGATCGAACCAACCAGATAATCAAGTTTCTGACAATTTTTACAGCAATATTATTGCCTCCGTCGTTTATCGCAGGGCTGTTTGGAATGAATTTCAAGTATATGCCCTGGATCGAATGGAAATACGGTTACACCTTTACCTGGATTGTAATTATACTGATAGTTGTAGGCTTGCTGTTGTTCTTTAAGCGCAAAAAATGGATATAA